Proteins co-encoded in one Streptomyces sp. JH34 genomic window:
- a CDS encoding acyl carrier protein, whose amino-acid sequence MSTSEEISALLVTRFGTDPAAIRPEVPLRQLRLDSLALEELRLLIEDRMDVDLEDVVLSSRDTVAHLVAAVHSKAGA is encoded by the coding sequence ATGAGCACCTCGGAAGAGATCAGCGCCTTGCTCGTCACCAGGTTCGGAACCGACCCGGCGGCCATCCGGCCCGAGGTGCCGCTCCGGCAGCTGCGGCTGGACTCGCTGGCCCTGGAGGAGCTCCGGCTCCTCATCGAGGACCGGATGGACGTCGATCTGGAGGACGTCGTCCTGTCGTCGCGTGACACGGTCGCCCATCTGGTCGCCGCCGTGCACAGCAAGGCCGGCGCGTGA
- a CDS encoding nitroreductase family deazaflavin-dependent oxidoreductase: MTTEQHDGAVRSSPAAWVAAQAELYESSGGTKGTTQLGVPCLLLDYVGRRSGARRRTVLMYGRDGDDYLVVGSNGGSDSHPLWYLNLLAGPEVDVRVGTERFPALAETLPPEEKERVWPHLVEVFPRYAAYRAKTGRDIPVVRLRRR; encoded by the coding sequence ATGACGACGGAGCAGCACGACGGGGCGGTGCGGAGCAGCCCGGCCGCATGGGTGGCGGCGCAGGCCGAGTTGTACGAGTCGTCGGGCGGGACGAAGGGCACCACGCAGCTCGGTGTCCCCTGCCTGCTGCTGGACTACGTGGGACGGCGCAGCGGCGCCCGGCGCCGGACCGTGCTGATGTACGGGCGGGACGGCGACGACTACCTGGTCGTCGGGTCGAACGGCGGCTCGGACAGTCATCCCCTCTGGTACCTGAACCTGCTGGCCGGTCCCGAGGTGGACGTCCGGGTCGGCACGGAGCGTTTCCCGGCGCTCGCGGAGACGCTCCCGCCCGAGGAGAAGGAGCGGGTGTGGCCGCATCTGGTGGAGGTCTTCCCCCGGTACGCCGCGTACCGGGCGAAGACCGGCCGCGACATTCCGGTGGTCCGGCTCCGACGGCGCTGA
- a CDS encoding nitroreductase family protein — MTFETVHSDAPAPDGPALFPTMATMRAMRRLKPDAVPDETLDQLVQAAVWGPSGGNMQAYEYVVVTDRAVMADLAPLWKRCVDAYLATTGKHAPKGMDDAAYGRMVAAIEYQRDHFADTPALIIPCYKFPEAQFDEEGLGVYAASLGPAGLEHMSNTQTRFQALAEGSCVYPGVQNLLLAARALGLAANLTIWHLMLEQEWKKALGIPSDTHTFAAIPVGWPQGNFGPVRRRPVADVIHRDRW; from the coding sequence ATGACCTTCGAAACGGTGCACTCGGACGCCCCCGCCCCTGACGGGCCCGCCCTCTTCCCGACCATGGCCACCATGCGCGCCATGCGCCGCCTCAAGCCGGACGCCGTCCCGGACGAGACGCTCGACCAGCTCGTACAGGCCGCGGTCTGGGGGCCGAGCGGCGGCAACATGCAGGCGTACGAGTACGTGGTCGTCACCGACCGCGCGGTGATGGCGGACCTGGCCCCGCTCTGGAAGCGCTGCGTGGACGCCTACCTCGCGACGACCGGCAAGCACGCGCCGAAGGGCATGGACGACGCGGCGTACGGGCGGATGGTGGCGGCGATCGAGTACCAGCGCGACCACTTCGCGGACACCCCGGCCCTGATCATCCCCTGTTACAAGTTCCCGGAGGCGCAGTTCGACGAGGAGGGCCTGGGGGTCTACGCCGCGTCGCTCGGCCCCGCGGGTCTCGAGCACATGTCGAACACGCAGACGCGCTTCCAGGCGCTCGCGGAGGGCTCCTGTGTCTATCCGGGCGTCCAGAACCTCCTGCTCGCCGCGCGGGCGCTGGGGCTCGCGGCCAATCTGACCATCTGGCACCTGATGCTGGAGCAGGAGTGGAAGAAGGCCCTGGGGATCCCGTCGGACACGCACACCTTCGCCGCCATCCCGGTGGGGTGGCCGCAGGGCAACTTCGGACCGGTCCGGCGCCGTCCGGTGGCCGATGTGATCCACCGGGACCGCTGGTAG